Sequence from the Sardina pilchardus chromosome 15, fSarPil1.1, whole genome shotgun sequence genome:
ATACGAGCTCTAGATCGAGTACTTCATGTCGGTATTTGGGAAAACATGGACAAATTTCTCAAGGATAGTGTAGGCCTAAAAAAATATCCACGCAGCAGCAAACGGTTCACCCAAAGTTATCTGATGAATCCCATACAAACACCCGTTTTCAGGGCTCGAATCCCATAGCCGTCACAGTGAGGACTGTGACGGCTGTGGGATTCGAGCGTGTTTGTATGTTCGCGTGTCATTGCAGCACAAGTTAACCAAGTTTAacaagtttattaaaaaaaaataataataataataaaaaatgcgTGCAATGAATAGACTGACTGGACGACTtcctggtaaaaaaaataattaaatgcaGTTCTAGCTCAGACACATTTGAGGTATTTAAGGTGGGTCTCCAACTATATAACATACTTTATTTCATATTGCCTATGCCTTATGGTCGATGGTTGGCTTCAGTGCTCTGTTTAGCCTCAGAGCTCTACATACGGCTCTGTTTGGTTTAAGTCAAGCGCGCCATCCAGTGGACAAATTATGTAAAAGCAGACTTTCTCGGAGCACGCCTAAATTCAGATGGCCTACTGCCATGTCTAGCCTACTTCATACAGGTCTACTTGCCACAtctctaggctaggctattgcACAACATTTCTTAGATGACCCCGGCTGTCAAAGAAATGGCCTCTCTGATCACGTAGGCTACATTGTAGCCTTGGCTAGGCTAAAGGTGTGTCAGACCAATTCCTGTCGTAATGGACATAAAATCCATAGGCTTATGACAAGCCTGATGATAGAATTTTCCAACCCAATCGATATTTTCATTAGTGTGTGATTGGCATGAGCCTCTCGTCAATCAACCAGTGACGTCACAAATTAGAACTGAGAAGTATTTAAATGAGACATTTGATGAAATTGAATTCCCACGGACCGGTGGAAAGAAACATTGATTTAGAAATCCGATAAGCTCGTGTTAGTTACCAAAACGCAGCAGAATCAACTATGAGTGATGATGCAaccaaaaaaagaggaaagagcagTGGAAAGTCAACAAAAAGAAAATCTAAGAGGAGGGAGACCTATGCGGTTTACATCTATAAGGTTTTGAAACAGGTAGGACAATTTGACTTAATGAAACAATTATTAGGCGTAGGCCTATAGCAAGCGAAATGCACAAGAATATCCCATTCTTTCTGCATCTGTGCCGTTATAATGCAGGTCCATCCGGACACTGGTATCTCAAGCAGAGCTATGAGCATCATGAACTCCTTTGTCAACGACGTCTTTGAGAGAATTGCCACAGAGGCGTCCCGACTGACTCAATACAACAAACGCTCCACCATCACAAGCCGAGAGGTGCAGACCGCCGTTCGTCTGCTTTTGCCCGGAGAGCTGGCCAAGCATGCCGTGTCCGAGGGGACTAAGGCGGTCACCAAATACACTAGTTCAAAGTGAATTCCAGAGTGAAGGGGAGTATGATTTGCACATCAGCTGAGCactcactttaaaaaaaaaacaatctttaGAGCTGATCCCTTTATAACTTTGGAAATAAACACACTTAAACAAGCATTTTTGCATCTGCACGTTATTTAAGAGGAGCCTCCCTGAATATGACCGCTGAAATCTGAATAAACAAAATGaactgcataggcctacttctaATTTGCAAGCTGACAGCTTGTGCCGTTTTCCTTTAGGGGTTCAGATTGTGCTCCCCTTCTGTTGGAATGTCTCGGTTGCGCATTCTCCCAGGTGTCTTGAATAAAACCAGTCCCATTGGACAGACCTGTCCCAGCCTTCCCATCCTTCTGTTGCAGCTTATGTAACCTAGGCTACTGGTTCATGGTTGACTTTGCTGTGGGGACATTCTTGTTTTCCAGTCAGCTCTCTCCACCAGGTGGGATGATTTACTGTAGTATATCATGACATGAGAGGGCAGTTGAAGAACACGACCAGTTTTGTacagaacaaaacaatactTTGTTTCACGCCCTGCATTCTAAAAAATGGCTATGTAAGGTATTGACAACGTCAAGGTCATGAGGTGAACTGTAagacatgtgtaggcctacagtctctTTAGGTGGCGGTCTTAACAATCTTCAATGGTCAGAGAGGGTGGAAAAGGAGGTCTCACACCAAGGGATCTCAAAGAGACTGATCATCTTTGGTTAGCAACTCTAACAACTGACTCTGGTTGCCGGCTGTAATGTAGTGCAATGTAGTAGGCACAGTTAGCCTGCCTTGCTTGTCTTGGGAAGCATAGCCTTTCATGCATGGCATGCTTAGAAATTAGTCATTTAGGCAGCAGAAGTGTGATTGGACTGTGGCCTTCTTAGGTGTACAGAGAATCAGTTGCAATCTCGCCAGCTTTGAGGATGAGTCCATAGCTGCCATAATCTTACAGGGGCAATGTCATATCACTATTCTCTTGCTCTGGTCTTATTCTCTACTCTGGTTATTCATGTGATCACATGTACCTATTGTAGCCTACCTattatacactgctcaaaaaataAACACTTTCAAAACATTAGATACACATGCTGGATATCTATGCTGATGTAGTTATGGTTAATGTGTTACGAAATGAAAAGAGGGCGTTTGATGGACCAAAACATAATGCTTAAGAGGTGTTCtattagcctggaaaaccagcgccaactgctggacggcaaaatgttttgcctgcatttgggtctggcctcggaccactgtacattttgaaaacactgccctgaatctggcaggtggcaactaaaccaatcacaacacagagatgtgttttgaatcaacgcgggcgaggcagagggctctggggtggggttttgagggagcgttggtctataggcacagacacggtttgaaagacaacgggttgtgctcatcaacaatgttccgttgtatgcattcatcgaggccagactaaattagacatccaatccatttaggctggtttatcaggctagtgTTCTATTGCATTTAAGTTTGGGGGACAGTCATCGGTATCAATTCCTTCATCCTCCAGGAACTGCCTGCACAATCTCGCCTCATGTGACCATCGTTGTGCACCAGGAGAAACTCAAGGCCCACTGCACCAGTACAGGGTCAGAAGATTTCATCCCTATGCCTAAGAGCAGTGAGGGTGCCATCGTCTTGCCCACAGAGGTCTGTACATCCCTCCAGTGATGGTCTGCCTCCCCAGACCATCACTGAGCCACCACCAAAGCTGTCATGCTAAATGCAGGCAGCATCATGTTCTCcacgacatctccagaccctttcATGTCTGTCACATATGCTCGGGGtgaacctgctctcatctgtgaaaagcacagggCGCTAGTGAACCCGCCAATTTTGTattctatggcaaatgtcaTTTGAGCTCCACGGTGCTGGGCCGTGaccacaggtccctctagaggccagcGGTCCCTCGggccaccttcatgaagtctgtttctgacagtgtggccagagacattcacaccagtgaccttctggaggtcattctgtagggctctagcagggctcctactgttcctccttgcataaaggagcagatactggtccttcTACTGGGTCAATAATGACCTACTACCACCCTGCcttctcctagagcaactgtctgtctcctggaatctcttccatgctctcgAGACTATGCTGGGAGACGTTGCAATCTTTCTGGCAATGGAACGTATTGGTGTggcattctggaggagttggactatCTGTGCAaactctgtaggctccagatactggcttatgctaccagtagtaacactgaccctatccaaatgcaaaactgaaaaatcagtcaagaaggataaaGATTATCAAAAtgaccagttgccaccacccaTTCCTGTTTTGGAGGTCGTCCCATAgtccctctagtacacctgtagtaagtttagttgacatcaaagcaggtgaacctgattcacaaccacctctgttccATAACTGGCCAgctcaatatcccacaagtgtgactgctatactcctatgaacacGTGTTCCCTTAATTATTTTGAGCAGTGTGTCACTGTTGCTGTTTGTTAATGTCACAAGTTTAATATCACATTACTTTGTTTAGTTAATCAACTTTATGACTCTGAACAGCCTTACACACTTTCAGCATTCCAAACATCAGTCCAAGGCTTCAGTACTAGCTCCATCTAGTGGCTAAATTCTAGATTGAATCTCCTCTGACCTACCCCTGGACTGTTGGTCTCTCGCAAAGGATGGtggtagacaaaaaaaaaaaaaaaaaaacattcaatatCAGCTAatgatattttatttatttttttcaatttatATCAAAATAAGTACATTGAAACATATTTACAACGAATTAACATGTAGCAAGACCAAGTAACCAGCCAAACCCATAGGTactgaaaaaaatgtacaatttacTTATGGAAGTAGTAACTATATTGGTAAGTCACGAGTCACAAATTCAGTAAATGTTTAAAAACTGAAACTAAATCCCATAAAAAAAACTACAATACAGTAAAGCTCTACTGAATGGGCTATGGTAAAAAAATGCTTTGCACTATCAATACAGTTCATCACATAAGACATACAAAACAATACTTTTGGAGAAATGATTTAGTAAACATTAAGGGTTCCCAAAAATGCATTCAGTATGgattttacagtatatagacacAAGACTATTTGACTATATCAGACTCAGACCATAATGCCATTGGCGGATTAACACTTTGATAGGTGCAGATATCATGAAATGTATACAGTCAAAAGCTAGCAAATGCCAgcataaaaaaatacaaatgaaaaaaaaaaaaaaagatgaacacATTAGTGTCATACTCTGAGGAGCAGAAAACCCCATAATatttgggaggggggaggggggtgggtacACTGTTTTGAATATGGTAGAAACGGATATGCACCCTAACATGCTGCATGGTTCACCATCAGAAGTCAAAGAGGACACCAACCAATACTAGCCCgaagcaaaaacaaaataccGTTTATTTCGTAAGTGCTCTGTCTCAAAGAATAAGGCAAAATAATACATGTTCTATCGCAAAGCACCTTCAACCTCTTGATTCTTCTGTGTCAAAAAAGATCCTCCAACAGTATGaccagatttttttaaaaaaaacaaaaaaaaacagatggaacagataaaaaaaaaagatacaacaATGGAAAATAAGTGCACTTTATTTGcaaatgtctttttttacaCAAAGTAAAATGTGAGATACATATACCACATCACTGGAGGTGCTGTAGTGGGAGATGGCGCAGGGAGTGAgacaatgtgctgtgtgtgcgtgctggtgAGTCTGACTGCGTAACACAAGTGTAGAAATGCATGTAAGACACGGAAATGTTAATCTACGTGCAAAAGACTAAAATATATTTGTGCGGTAAAGGAGTGTGTCCgtgtttcatgtgtgtttcgtgagcctgtgtgtgtgtcagtgtcagagtgcccctgtgggtgtgtgaatacatgtatacaaatgtgtgtgtgtgtgtgtgttgtgaatgtgtgtacatgactctctctctctctctctctctctctctctctctttctcactcactctgtatACGCTCATaaatgcgcgcgtgtgtgtgtgtgtgtctgcgtgtgtgtgtgtgtgtgtgtctgcgtgtgtgtgttttgagcgctcactccccctcctctttgATGCGCTGCTGCTTGTTGCGTCGGGAGTCCAGGTCGAAGGAGAAGTCGGTCCAGTCGTCGCGCGGCGGGAAGGAGATGGTCTGGCGCAGCGTGAAGCGCACGGCGTCGATGACGCGCTCGCCACGCGCCTCCGTGGAGCCCACGctgacggaggaggaggcgccGCCGGAGGTGCGCAGGATGTGGGGCGGAGGCGAGAACTCCATGTTCTGCCGGTGCTCCATGATCCCCTTCCAGATGACGTGCTGGAACTCGGCCGGGATCTTCAGCCTGGAGAGATCCTGAGGAACACGCacggcggaggagaggagacacacgAGGAACGTTTAAGTCAGGAGACGAGCAGGAACCACGGCGGGAAGCATAGAGTGTGTGAGGAACCACAGCGGGAATAATAGAGTGTGTGAGGAACCACAGCGGGAATAATAGAGTGTGTGAGGAACCACAGCGGGAATTATAGAGTGTCTGAGGAACCACAGCGGGAATAAGGATGGAGAAAGATGGAAGCCTGGAAAAGCCTGAAGGGTAGAGTGTGAGGAACCACAGTGGGAATGAGGATGGAGAAAGATGGAAGCCTGGAAAAGCCGGAAAGATAGAATGTGAGGAACTACAATGGGAATAAGGATGGAGAAAGATGGAAGCCTGGAAAAGCCTGAAGGATAGAGTGTGAGGAACCACAGTGGGAATAAGGATGGAGAAAGATGGAAGCCTGGAAAAGCCTGAAGGATAGAGTGTGAGGAACCACAGTGGGAATGAGGACGAAGTGTGAGGAACCACAGTGGGAATAAGGATGGAGAAAGATGGAAGCCTGGAAAAGCCTGAAGGATGAAGTGTGAGGAGCCACAGTGGGAATGAGGATGAGGTGTGAGGAAGCACAGTGGGAATAAGTCCGGAGTGTTCTCTTCTCTGTTTTACTCTGcgccacaccacagcacatgCCACAGTAGTTTTATTGCCAAACACCAGGCGCGTAGCTGAAGCGTTCTGTTCGTGAtgcataaaatacattttagaagactagtctattttttttaatgtgtatgCCACTATCGCTTCTGGTGTAGCTAcctccattgattatagtgagaGCTAATTGTTTCAGCAGACGCaatgcgaacggaacgcttcagttacgcgacTAGTGTAGCTTCCATGTAAAgtgaaatatacagtacaaggtATGGAAAAACCTATTTGATCCAAATGGGCCTTTGACACTCCACCCACCCTACATGCCGGAGAAGCACGTATAGAAATGTATGTGGGCTAAATGGGCTCTGGACGTCCCTCAAGTGGTCCTTTTACTCCACTCTACATGCTGGAGTGCGTGGGGTGGTGTGGCCGACAGAGGAGAGTCGTAGGACATGAGAgctgcaggggagggggggggggggcgtctgtGTTTCTCACCTCGATGTTGTAGTTCTCAATCTGGTAGATGTTGGTCAACCCTTGAGCTGTAAAGTAGTCCAAGCAGGCTGAGCATCCCAGCCGCAAAAGAAAGCTGTAATGGTCAATGTGAAGGAGCGACGTCAACAACTtaatgtcatcatcatcactcgCAAATGcagcaacaaaacaaatcagaacgggctgtgtgtctgtaacgCTTTGTTCTGTGAATATTTCACGCTTAATCACTAccatttgtgaccctgtaaagcggaaccagtcgtttcggtaaaatttactaaattaagttattgtgctcacgtgaacggccataaactaagctttccaacgatatgtatatcgagggtattacacaaactatcgctaagataaccgcatccaaagttgacatggttctcctgtcacgatatgccagaagaggagaaatcccctttttaagcggcgcgtgcacaacgggaatgacagcaaatgtgttgaatcttcgccaggtttaacagtcaaaacttatg
This genomic interval carries:
- the zgc:92591 gene encoding late histone H2B.L4: MSDDATKKRGKSSGKSTKRKSKRRETYAVYIYKVLKQVHPDTGISSRAMSIMNSFVNDVFERIATEASRLTQYNKRSTITSREVQTAVRLLLPGELAKHAVSEGTKAVTKYTSSK